In one Deltaproteobacteria bacterium genomic region, the following are encoded:
- a CDS encoding methyltransferase domain-containing protein, whose translation MTAIPGFVRRSFARLGWQRFSGAADNPQAPPHLPITVLPAATHVPALDEDWLYWPNPDEHYQAMLAGEARYWRGGDPLNELIASQPRTQRRYFAFMNETLTGDAGTPWYRAITRGRRFARAASLGSSGGTVEAELLRHGVDEMVLYDLGGAPPAGTYQMPRSVRARCRWEAADLNFAALPEHHFDLILDNSALHHIVNLEHVLFQIRRALRPDGVLAVSDYIGPARFQHSQTAREIADAVRRALPASLRRPGLDCMENAPLGEAWPHSPFESVRSSDIVPLLHHFFEPAHWIELNGLWFLLGFKLDPKIYREHACLEWLLRLDLELTRACVMPATLGVGLFRPRATAATQANRRAALSEENHP comes from the coding sequence ATGACCGCGATCCCGGGTTTCGTACGCCGCAGCTTCGCGAGGCTTGGTTGGCAAAGGTTCTCGGGCGCTGCGGACAACCCGCAAGCCCCGCCGCATCTGCCGATCACGGTCCTGCCGGCGGCGACCCATGTACCGGCGCTCGACGAAGACTGGCTGTATTGGCCGAATCCTGACGAGCACTATCAAGCAATGCTCGCGGGAGAAGCGCGGTACTGGCGCGGCGGTGATCCGCTGAACGAACTCATTGCCAGCCAGCCTCGCACGCAGCGTCGGTACTTCGCATTCATGAATGAGACGCTCACCGGCGATGCCGGGACGCCTTGGTACCGCGCGATAACGCGTGGCCGGCGGTTTGCGCGTGCGGCCAGCCTCGGCAGTAGCGGTGGGACGGTCGAAGCCGAATTGCTCCGTCACGGTGTGGACGAGATGGTTCTCTACGATCTCGGTGGTGCGCCGCCCGCCGGCACATATCAGATGCCGCGCAGCGTGCGAGCCCGGTGCCGCTGGGAAGCGGCCGACCTCAATTTTGCGGCGCTGCCTGAGCACCACTTCGATCTCATCCTCGACAACTCCGCGTTGCACCACATCGTCAACTTGGAGCACGTGCTGTTTCAGATTCGCCGGGCGTTGCGGCCGGACGGAGTGTTGGCGGTGTCGGACTACATCGGCCCCGCTCGCTTTCAACACTCGCAGACGGCCCGCGAGATTGCGGATGCCGTGCGGCGCGCGTTGCCGGCGTCGCTGCGCCGCCCCGGGCTCGATTGCATGGAAAATGCGCCGCTCGGCGAGGCGTGGCCACACAGCCCTTTCGAGTCGGTACGATCGAGCGACATCGTGCCCTTGCTGCACCACTTCTTTGAGCCCGCGCACTGGATCGAGCTGAACGGGCTTTGGTTTTTGCTGGGCTTCAAGCTCGATCCCAAGATCTATCGCGAGCACGCGTGCCTGGAGTGGCTGCTGCGACTCGACCTCGAACTCACTCGTGCGTGCGTCATGCCGGCCACATTGGGTGTCGGCTTGTTTCGGCCTCGCGCGACTGCCGCAACGCAGGCGAATCGGCGCGCGGCACTGAGCGAGGAGAATCATCCTTAA
- a CDS encoding YfhO family protein, which translates to MRSTGSGWRDAAVSGLVLAACVVTPLAWWSLRLGPMRSGGIPTLFTYDEYQYSLPALEYAAQAFRARSVPLWNPTQLCGTPYLAAQLHGALYPLHWLVAIWDVPQVLRWMLFIHSMLAIGGTYWCARGFGVGRAAALLGGVTYAFSGTVTDLNFASMEPGPVIAAWLPWQLGLTRKLLRTDARWGWYAVGLGATTALCVVGGHIPMLADFFYLCGGYAIAQLVVTAHRGGAKAAGSQMVRLGVAGVVLVTLSAVQVFPTLELGLRSPRQPGALTKGGGTDPPAWLPPDQLLRDILYPWPRAFGLGGEGHVGTAALALAAVPLLWRRTRRRGIFFCAAALAATLIALGDHTPVYRWYLHLPGSSLIRIPQRFMLITALCLSLLGALGADTLRRHRRVSEVAISTAAGVGLLAILWWGLRTVNVRWQQGDPSAVAALRQHGMWFVAWGALFAFPHRWFGAQWRRALVVVVVAASVVELYGSIGAQFSIPANQPDALQVPWNAAAFIRQRQGLTRTFAPNGLSSQDALMREIPPKLGMLTGLNVIGDYEVLLDSRYNTLVNQIEGVAESKWGGFVASRIGRIGAQQAPLLRVLGVGFVLIHRDAAIDVSGLPPAVYRDADYDVYEIAEPLSRAYVATHVSVAPTAEQALAALINGTALILEHGVVVEETALANRDSAGRVTVTAYAPQRVELQAQLERPGLVVLQDQFDPYWTATVDGHATEIVRANYAFRAVAVDAGAHTVRFVYRPWLLYAGAATTLATVIVLLALGLRSLTRWRRERSIPLHADA; encoded by the coding sequence ATGCGATCGACCGGCAGTGGCTGGCGCGATGCGGCCGTGAGTGGGCTGGTGCTAGCCGCCTGTGTGGTGACGCCGCTGGCGTGGTGGAGTCTGCGCCTTGGCCCTATGCGGTCAGGCGGCATCCCAACCCTCTTTACCTACGACGAATACCAGTACTCGTTGCCCGCGTTGGAATACGCGGCCCAAGCGTTTCGGGCGAGATCCGTCCCACTGTGGAACCCCACACAGTTGTGCGGCACGCCGTATCTCGCGGCGCAGCTCCACGGTGCGTTGTATCCCCTGCACTGGCTCGTCGCCATTTGGGACGTTCCCCAGGTTCTCCGCTGGATGCTGTTTATCCACTCGATGCTGGCGATCGGCGGAACGTATTGGTGCGCGCGCGGCTTTGGAGTCGGCCGCGCGGCGGCGTTGTTGGGTGGCGTCACCTATGCCTTCAGCGGAACAGTCACCGACCTCAACTTCGCGAGCATGGAGCCAGGGCCGGTGATCGCGGCATGGTTGCCATGGCAACTCGGATTGACCCGGAAGCTTTTGCGGACCGATGCGCGGTGGGGATGGTATGCCGTCGGCTTGGGTGCGACGACCGCGTTGTGCGTTGTTGGCGGGCATATTCCGATGCTGGCGGACTTCTTCTACCTCTGCGGGGGGTATGCCATTGCACAGTTGGTCGTCACGGCTCATCGAGGGGGCGCGAAGGCGGCCGGTTCACAAATGGTGCGCCTCGGCGTAGCCGGCGTTGTTTTGGTAACTCTCAGCGCCGTTCAGGTATTCCCCACACTTGAACTGGGGCTGCGCAGTCCGCGCCAACCCGGTGCGTTGACGAAAGGAGGTGGGACCGACCCACCAGCATGGTTGCCACCCGATCAATTGTTGCGGGACATCTTGTACCCGTGGCCACGAGCGTTTGGACTCGGCGGTGAAGGCCATGTCGGAACGGCGGCGCTCGCGCTCGCGGCGGTTCCGCTGTTGTGGCGCCGAACCCGCCGCCGCGGGATATTTTTCTGCGCCGCAGCGCTTGCCGCGACTCTCATCGCGCTCGGGGATCACACCCCCGTTTACCGTTGGTATCTACACTTGCCGGGATCGTCGCTGATTCGCATCCCGCAACGCTTCATGTTGATAACGGCGCTTTGCCTTTCGCTGTTGGGTGCCCTCGGTGCCGATACGCTACGGCGGCATCGGCGGGTGAGCGAAGTGGCCATCTCGACTGCGGCAGGAGTGGGTCTACTGGCAATACTCTGGTGGGGGTTACGTACGGTCAATGTGCGATGGCAGCAGGGTGATCCGTCGGCTGTTGCCGCATTGCGGCAGCATGGGATGTGGTTCGTGGCGTGGGGCGCATTGTTTGCGTTCCCGCATCGCTGGTTCGGCGCACAGTGGCGGCGGGCACTGGTTGTCGTCGTCGTCGCAGCTAGCGTGGTGGAACTATACGGTTCGATCGGTGCACAGTTCTCGATTCCCGCGAACCAACCGGACGCCTTGCAGGTTCCTTGGAACGCGGCCGCCTTCATCCGCCAGCGGCAAGGCTTGACCCGCACCTTCGCCCCAAATGGCTTGTCGTCGCAGGATGCGTTGATGCGCGAGATCCCGCCCAAGCTGGGCATGCTGACAGGCCTGAACGTCATCGGTGACTACGAGGTGTTGCTCGACAGTCGCTACAATACGCTGGTCAATCAGATCGAAGGCGTGGCCGAATCCAAATGGGGCGGGTTCGTTGCCAGTCGAATTGGACGAATCGGAGCGCAGCAAGCGCCCTTGCTACGCGTCTTGGGTGTAGGCTTCGTCTTGATCCATCGCGACGCCGCGATTGATGTGTCCGGATTGCCGCCAGCGGTGTATCGCGACGCCGACTACGATGTGTACGAGATCGCCGAACCGTTGTCGCGCGCGTATGTGGCCACGCATGTGTCGGTGGCGCCGACGGCGGAGCAGGCGTTGGCCGCTCTGATCAACGGCACTGCGCTGATTCTGGAGCATGGAGTCGTCGTAGAGGAAACCGCATTGGCCAACCGCGATTCGGCGGGCCGTGTAACAGTTACGGCATACGCGCCCCAGCGGGTCGAGTTGCAAGCGCAGCTCGAACGCCCAGGCCTCGTCGTACTGCAGGATCAGTTCGATCCGTACTGGACCGCGACGGTCGATGGCCACGCGACGGAGATCGTGCGGGCCAACTACGCATTTCGCGCGGTCGCCGTCGATGCCGGGGCGCATACCGTGCGCTTCGTGTATCGCCCGTGGTTGTTGTACGCAGGTGCCGCAACGACGCTCGCAACGGTGATCGTCTTGCTGGCGCTCGGTCTCCGCTCACTGACCCGATGGAGGCGGGAGCGCTCGATCCCGTTGCACGCCGATGCGTGA
- a CDS encoding acyltransferase, translating into MGDGIIEIGREVEIAPDLSLLVGLGTPEPPLLRIGDYAHVGPQNIFCVARGLTIGTHVRTGPGVCIYDNDMHPMDPVRRREQNDTMPFIKSAPVVIEDDAWIGLHALVLKGVTIGRGAVVAAGAVVTASVPAGCVVAGNPARVVTRLDGSSVEAQSG; encoded by the coding sequence ATGGGCGACGGCATCATCGAGATTGGGCGCGAGGTCGAGATCGCTCCCGACCTCAGCCTGCTCGTGGGCCTCGGCACTCCTGAACCACCCCTGTTGCGTATCGGTGACTATGCTCACGTTGGGCCACAGAACATTTTTTGTGTCGCGCGCGGCCTCACGATTGGAACGCACGTCCGTACCGGCCCAGGGGTGTGCATCTACGACAACGACATGCACCCAATGGACCCTGTGCGGCGCCGCGAGCAGAACGACACCATGCCGTTCATCAAGAGCGCACCGGTAGTGATCGAGGATGACGCCTGGATCGGCTTGCATGCGCTCGTCCTCAAAGGTGTCACCATCGGGCGAGGGGCCGTGGTCGCTGCGGGAGCGGTCGTGACCGCTAGTGTTCCGGCCGGCTGCGTCGTTGCAGGGAACCCGGCTCGGGTTGTCACGCGACTCGATGGTTCCTCAGTAGAAGCACAGAGCGGCTAG